In one window of Armatimonadota bacterium DNA:
- a CDS encoding DUF1080 domain-containing protein encodes MTMGLGRYRGSAGWVVAVVLAVATVSTATMGRAAAMELKIGDGSDWAFINGAWSEDASGRIDCPDARDTHSLAFYLPQAFTDVTVEFELMASYRETGSGDAGVILRAQDANHYYWVRFPWCGQQLRAKHFWAAISRVDESGYIRNLRLAMMPGVPSETDRWYKLRVECAGERIQVWVDGRPGPVVTDASFRAGRIGFAGYGGFSVRNVKVAGSAAPAQPWDAETRLPRNWLHPAPSIAGGQNMPSICRAPGGDLLLAIPSENATFLVRSIDNGRTWGAPQELPAVLHGGVVHATRGGRLVVQVISAEPRQVLMAESQDDGRTWSEPVAAELTGEWPADPARLSPYGPLLELADGTLVRFLLGGSAGNEGKNVVQWGSIHCQAFAIRSTDGGRIWSPPVNLDRPSWTGQPAGTIDGSFDLTEPVAAVLGDGRILCYIRPIYSPTMWETFSDDGGETWASARRGPFPGYAPCMTRTSSGALLVAHRFPGHSINVSYDDGVTWDEGTTVDFPVWAMGCMMEVEPEVVLFAYMDANRQFLRVQRIRVTRDGLEPLPVGSSAPAQLDPTGGVRDRMWVWGTREARGGGESGLAAYAEANSAARAAMLGLRNIIIAGGKVLEQAEAVELARESAELGGRLVYEVCPGEMTGHADDYADDARAAHAAAAAVGALEAVLLDDLTSQQVAGRGMPVAELARLCDLLRSGPRALQVWGVVYTMNLDHPQLSEYLEHLDVINLWTWRAEELHELETNLTRCEALAPGKPIVLGLYMYDYGDGRPMPLDLMEHQCEAALQWLREGRIKGMVFLSITNEPAALEWTTAWVGRSSRRG; translated from the coding sequence ATGACGATGGGCCTGGGGCGATATCGAGGCAGCGCTGGGTGGGTGGTTGCTGTCGTGTTGGCGGTCGCGACAGTGTCCACGGCAACCATGGGGAGGGCGGCGGCGATGGAGTTGAAGATCGGCGACGGCAGCGACTGGGCATTCATCAACGGGGCGTGGAGCGAGGATGCCAGCGGGCGCATTGACTGCCCGGATGCGCGCGACACGCACTCTCTCGCGTTCTATCTGCCGCAGGCGTTCACCGACGTGACCGTGGAGTTCGAATTGATGGCGAGCTACCGCGAAACCGGCTCCGGCGACGCGGGAGTCATTCTCCGGGCGCAGGACGCCAATCACTACTACTGGGTGCGGTTTCCGTGGTGCGGGCAGCAGCTGCGGGCGAAGCATTTCTGGGCCGCCATCTCCAGGGTTGACGAGTCGGGCTACATCAGAAACCTGAGGCTCGCGATGATGCCCGGCGTGCCGAGTGAAACGGATCGGTGGTACAAGCTGCGCGTCGAGTGCGCAGGGGAGCGGATCCAGGTGTGGGTGGACGGGCGGCCGGGGCCGGTGGTGACCGATGCGAGCTTCCGCGCGGGGCGCATCGGGTTCGCGGGATACGGCGGCTTCTCTGTGCGGAATGTGAAAGTTGCGGGGAGCGCGGCGCCCGCTCAGCCGTGGGACGCGGAGACGCGGCTGCCGCGCAACTGGTTGCACCCGGCGCCGAGCATCGCTGGCGGGCAGAACATGCCTTCGATATGCCGCGCGCCGGGCGGAGATCTGCTGCTCGCGATCCCATCGGAGAACGCGACTTTCCTCGTCCGTTCTATTGACAACGGGCGGACGTGGGGCGCGCCGCAGGAATTGCCCGCCGTGCTTCACGGCGGCGTGGTGCACGCCACGAGAGGCGGCCGGTTGGTCGTGCAAGTCATCAGCGCGGAACCGCGGCAAGTCCTGATGGCCGAATCGCAGGATGACGGGCGGACATGGTCCGAGCCCGTCGCCGCGGAACTGACGGGAGAGTGGCCGGCGGACCCCGCGAGACTCAGCCCCTACGGGCCGCTATTGGAGCTGGCCGATGGGACACTCGTACGCTTCCTGCTCGGCGGGTCGGCCGGCAACGAGGGCAAGAACGTGGTGCAGTGGGGCTCGATTCACTGCCAGGCGTTCGCGATCCGTTCGACCGACGGCGGCAGGATCTGGTCGCCGCCCGTGAACCTCGACCGGCCGAGTTGGACCGGGCAGCCAGCGGGGACGATTGACGGCTCGTTCGATCTCACGGAACCGGTTGCCGCGGTGCTGGGCGACGGGCGCATCTTGTGCTACATCCGGCCGATCTACTCGCCGACGATGTGGGAGACGTTCTCTGACGACGGCGGGGAGACGTGGGCGTCGGCGCGGCGCGGGCCGTTCCCCGGGTATGCGCCGTGCATGACGCGGACGAGTTCCGGGGCGCTGCTGGTGGCGCACCGGTTTCCCGGGCATTCTATCAACGTCAGCTATGATGACGGCGTGACGTGGGACGAGGGCACGACGGTTGACTTCCCGGTGTGGGCGATGGGGTGCATGATGGAGGTGGAGCCGGAGGTCGTGCTCTTCGCGTACATGGACGCGAATCGCCAGTTCCTGCGGGTGCAGCGGATTCGCGTGACGCGGGACGGCCTGGAGCCGCTGCCGGTTGGGTCGAGCGCGCCCGCGCAGCTGGACCCGACCGGCGGCGTGCGCGACAGGATGTGGGTGTGGGGGACGCGCGAGGCGCGGGGCGGCGGAGAGAGCGGGTTGGCCGCGTACGCGGAAGCGAACTCGGCAGCGCGGGCGGCGATGCTGGGGCTCCGCAACATCATCATTGCGGGCGGCAAGGTGCTGGAGCAGGCGGAGGCGGTGGAGCTAGCGCGTGAATCGGCGGAGCTCGGCGGACGGCTGGTGTACGAAGTATGCCCCGGCGAGATGACCGGCCACGCGGATGATTACGCGGATGATGCGCGCGCGGCGCACGCTGCCGCTGCCGCGGTCGGGGCGTTGGAGGCGGTTCTGCTCGACGACCTGACCAGCCAGCAGGTTGCGGGTCGCGGGATGCCTGTGGCCGAACTGGCCCGCCTCTGCGACTTGCTGCGATCGGGGCCGCGCGCGCTTCAGGTCTGGGGCGTGGTGTACACCATGAACCTCGATCATCCGCAGTTGAGCGAGTACCTCGAGCACCTGGATGTCATCAACCTGTGGACGTGGCGGGCGGAGGAACTGCACGAACTCGAGACAAATCTTACGCGCTGCGAGGCCCTGGCGCCAGGCAAGCCAATCGTGCTTGGCCTCTACATGTACGACTACGGCGACGGGCGGCCGATGCCGCTCGACCTCATGGAGCACCAGTGCGAGGCGGCGCTGCAGTGGCTCCGCGAGGGACGCATTAAGGGGATGGTGTTCCTGAGCATCACGAACGAGCCCGCAGCGCTGGAGTGGACGACGGCGTGGGTCGGGCGCTCGAGTCGCCGCGGCTAG
- a CDS encoding SRPBCC family protein, with protein MPVIEVEKVIPAPPDVVYAAAKDIERFPEFMPNVQTVEILEREGSHTKSRWAGRVEEFRRTIAWVEEDDWDDARRACTFRATEGDWDKYDGVWTFDEHPDGTLVYLKLDYDFNVPLIGPLIRGLLAKLVKGNSEEMLEGLARRVAAG; from the coding sequence ATGCCCGTTATCGAGGTAGAGAAGGTCATCCCGGCACCGCCCGATGTCGTCTACGCGGCGGCGAAGGATATCGAGAGATTCCCGGAGTTCATGCCCAATGTCCAGACGGTCGAGATTCTGGAGCGCGAGGGTTCGCACACGAAGAGTCGGTGGGCCGGCCGCGTCGAGGAGTTCAGGCGCACCATCGCGTGGGTCGAGGAGGACGACTGGGACGACGCCAGGCGCGCGTGCACGTTCCGCGCGACCGAGGGGGACTGGGACAAATACGACGGGGTGTGGACGTTCGACGAGCATCCGGACGGGACGCTCGTTTACCTGAAGCTGGACTACGATTTCAACGTGCCGTTGATCGGGCCGCTCATTAGGGGTTTGCTGGCGAAGCTGGTGAAGGGCAACAGCGAGGAGATGCTGGAGGGCCTGGCGCGGCGCGTCGCGGCGGGGTAA
- a CDS encoding transcriptional repressor produces MPDSSMIQELRAAGLKATAPRRAVVRVLEQRREHLSAEDIHRALIAEGVHIDLSSVYRTLTLLVRLGLVRPAGPSERHGHYEAEHEERVHFVCARCGAVTEVDLPRRAEVERAVGALARSERFRLQQFTVEATGECASCRASAERSKRSASRAPRLAGGGR; encoded by the coding sequence ATGCCCGACTCGTCCATGATCCAAGAGCTGCGCGCTGCGGGACTCAAGGCCACCGCCCCGCGCCGGGCGGTTGTACGTGTCCTGGAACAGCGCCGCGAGCACCTCAGCGCCGAGGACATTCATCGCGCGCTCATCGCAGAGGGTGTCCACATAGACCTCAGCTCGGTATATCGCACGCTGACGCTGCTCGTTCGCCTCGGCCTGGTGCGCCCCGCCGGCCCGTCCGAGCGCCACGGCCACTATGAGGCCGAGCACGAGGAGCGCGTCCATTTCGTCTGCGCTCGCTGCGGCGCGGTGACCGAAGTCGATCTGCCGCGGCGCGCGGAGGTGGAACGTGCCGTGGGCGCACTCGCCCGCAGCGAACGCTTCCGTCTCCAGCAGTTCACCGTCGAGGCGACGGGCGAATGCGCGTCGTGTCGCGCGTCTGCCGAGCGAAGCAAGCGCTCGGCTTCGCGTGCGCCCCGCCTTGCAGGGGGTGGGCGATGA
- the feoB gene encoding ferrous iron transport protein B, translated as MSLDLLRRVSSALLPGRSCHAPTAKGVADGTAKVVLAGSPNVGKSVVFNRLTGAYATVSNYPGTTVEVSRGRGRIAGVDVEVVDTPGMYSLSPITAEEIVARSLLIHQRPDVVVQVSDAKNLRRMLPLTLELLEAGLPLVLDLNVMDEAEELGIAIDTERLERELGVPVVATVSTTGRGTGALRERIGERIARQNCETVGPPAQVEYGPDLDAAVAQIAALLTQDYGLSNRAVAVLLLQEDEDMLALVEAREPALLPQIEDIIARTRARHRDPLRYAITLARQRSADRIIARTATRPTRAPSGWRNTLSRLMMTPLTGVPILLVVLYLGLYKFVGQFGAGVAVDFLEGRVFDGYVIPVVTRFIERIIPWPVWSSLFVGNYGIITLGIKYAVAIILPIVATFFLVFAVIEDTGYLPRLAMLLDRVFKAIGLSGRAVIPMVLGFGCDTMATMVTRVLETTRERIIATLLLALAIPCSAQLGVILALLAHRPLGLAIWAGVVGLVFLLVGFLSARLVPGRAPSFYMEIPPLRLPSLPNILSKTYARMEWYLMEVLPLFILASVVIWVGQLTGIFQSAVSGLEPVVRFIGLPPQAAVAFLFGFFRRDYGAAGLYDLDSSGALDGVQLVVAMVTMTLFLPCIAQFLMMWKERGWKIALAIAVLIFPLAFGVGYMLNAALTGLGVKI; from the coding sequence ATGAGCCTCGATCTCCTGCGACGCGTTTCCTCAGCGCTCCTCCCCGGCCGCTCGTGCCACGCGCCCACCGCGAAGGGCGTCGCCGACGGGACCGCAAAGGTCGTCCTCGCCGGCAGCCCCAACGTCGGCAAGAGCGTCGTATTCAACCGCCTCACCGGCGCTTACGCCACGGTATCCAACTACCCGGGCACGACAGTCGAAGTCAGCCGCGGCCGCGGCCGGATCGCGGGCGTGGACGTGGAAGTCGTGGATACCCCGGGGATGTACTCGCTCTCCCCGATCACCGCCGAGGAGATCGTCGCGCGTTCGCTTCTGATCCACCAGCGCCCCGACGTGGTCGTCCAGGTGAGCGACGCTAAGAACCTCCGCCGCATGCTCCCCCTCACTCTCGAACTGCTCGAGGCCGGCCTGCCGCTCGTCCTCGACCTCAACGTCATGGATGAGGCCGAGGAACTTGGCATCGCTATTGACACCGAGCGCCTGGAGCGGGAACTCGGCGTCCCGGTCGTGGCGACGGTCTCGACGACCGGACGCGGCACCGGCGCTTTGCGCGAGCGAATCGGCGAGCGCATCGCCCGCCAAAACTGCGAGACGGTTGGCCCGCCGGCGCAGGTCGAGTACGGCCCCGATCTCGACGCGGCGGTGGCGCAGATCGCGGCTCTGCTGACGCAGGACTACGGCCTGTCAAACCGGGCGGTGGCGGTGTTGCTGCTCCAGGAAGACGAGGACATGCTCGCGCTCGTCGAGGCACGGGAACCCGCGCTGCTCCCGCAGATCGAGGATATCATCGCTCGTACCCGGGCGCGCCATCGCGACCCGCTGCGTTACGCCATCACGCTGGCCCGGCAGCGGAGCGCAGACCGCATTATCGCTCGCACCGCGACTCGCCCGACCCGCGCGCCGTCGGGCTGGCGCAACACGCTCAGCCGCCTGATGATGACGCCGCTTACGGGCGTTCCGATCCTGCTCGTCGTGCTCTATCTCGGCCTCTACAAGTTCGTCGGCCAGTTCGGCGCCGGCGTGGCGGTCGATTTCCTGGAAGGCCGCGTTTTCGACGGCTACGTAATTCCCGTCGTCACGCGCTTCATCGAGCGCATCATCCCATGGCCGGTCTGGAGCAGCCTGTTCGTCGGCAATTACGGCATCATCACTCTCGGCATCAAATATGCCGTCGCCATCATCCTCCCCATCGTCGCGACGTTCTTTCTCGTCTTCGCCGTCATCGAAGACACCGGGTACCTGCCGCGCCTCGCGATGCTCCTCGATCGCGTCTTCAAGGCGATCGGCCTCAGCGGCCGCGCGGTGATCCCGATGGTGCTCGGTTTCGGCTGCGACACCATGGCGACGATGGTGACGCGCGTGCTCGAGACAACCCGCGAGCGCATCATCGCCACCCTCCTACTCGCCCTGGCCATACCGTGCTCCGCGCAGTTGGGGGTCATCCTCGCGCTGCTCGCGCATCGCCCGCTCGGCCTGGCGATATGGGCGGGCGTGGTTGGACTCGTCTTTCTTCTCGTCGGCTTCCTGTCGGCCCGGCTCGTCCCCGGACGGGCGCCGTCGTTCTACATGGAGATCCCGCCTCTGCGCCTGCCGAGCCTCCCCAACATCCTGTCCAAGACCTACGCCCGGATGGAGTGGTATCTCATGGAAGTGCTGCCGCTCTTCATCCTCGCGAGCGTGGTCATCTGGGTCGGCCAACTCACGGGCATATTCCAGTCGGCGGTGTCGGGGCTGGAGCCAGTTGTGCGCTTCATCGGCCTGCCGCCCCAGGCGGCCGTGGCTTTCCTGTTCGGCTTCTTCCGCCGGGACTATGGCGCAGCCGGACTCTATGATCTCGATTCCAGCGGAGCGCTCGACGGCGTGCAGCTCGTCGTGGCGATGGTGACCATGACCCTCTTCCTGCCCTGCATCGCCCAGTTCCTCATGATGTGGAAGGAGCGCGGCTGGAAGATAGCGCTGGCGATCGCCGTCCTCATATTCCCTCTCGCCTTCGGCGTCGGCTACATGCTCAATGCGGCGCTGACGGGCCTGGGAGTGAAGATATGA
- a CDS encoding metal-dependent transcriptional regulator: protein MELSDKAEEILESLFVATRDRPGAAVAVSELPEPSAPDAVDELVAARLVTRADGGLVLTEPGRAEGAGILRRHCLAERLLTDVLDVGEEVVHQAACRFEHIIRRGIDDHICTLLGHPRFCPHGTPIPPGPCCVENRDATLPVVAPLADLSPGASGRIAYIHTNERATLEKLIAMGALPGADVSVIQTVPSYVFEVGQTQVAVDHQIADSIYVRVDRPAGPAPGGFRRRLRERRGRRP, encoded by the coding sequence GTGGAGCTAAGCGACAAAGCTGAGGAGATACTGGAGTCCCTGTTCGTCGCGACCCGCGACAGGCCCGGCGCGGCCGTGGCTGTTTCCGAATTACCCGAGCCGAGCGCGCCCGACGCTGTGGACGAATTGGTCGCCGCGCGCCTCGTGACTCGCGCCGACGGCGGGCTCGTTCTGACCGAGCCCGGGCGCGCGGAGGGCGCAGGCATCTTGCGCCGCCACTGCCTTGCCGAGCGGCTGCTGACCGACGTGCTCGACGTCGGCGAGGAGGTGGTTCATCAGGCCGCCTGTCGTTTCGAGCACATTATCCGCAGGGGGATTGACGATCACATCTGCACGCTCCTCGGCCACCCGCGGTTCTGTCCTCACGGCACACCGATTCCACCCGGCCCGTGCTGCGTTGAGAATCGCGATGCGACGCTGCCCGTCGTCGCGCCGCTGGCTGATCTCTCCCCCGGCGCATCCGGGCGCATCGCCTACATCCATACCAACGAACGCGCCACCCTCGAGAAGCTCATCGCCATGGGCGCGCTCCCAGGCGCCGACGTATCGGTGATTCAGACGGTTCCGTCCTACGTGTTCGAGGTGGGGCAGACGCAGGTTGCGGTGGACCACCAGATCGCCGACAGCATCTACGTGCGCGTTGATCGGCCCGCCGGCCCCGCGCCTGGAGGCTTCCGCCGCCGTCTGCGCGAGCGGAGAGGGCGGCGCCCGTAG
- a CDS encoding sugar phosphate isomerase/epimerase translates to DTGHARLCPDGLEIAGCMAGRMITIHLQDNVGEGDAHLMPFDGTVDWNGVARMLDEAGYTGPYLYETALPTAEDVIRRARRTSEKIESMRKR, encoded by the coding sequence GACACCGGCCACGCGCGGCTGTGCCCGGACGGCCTGGAGATCGCGGGCTGCATGGCGGGGCGAATGATAACCATTCACCTCCAGGACAATGTCGGTGAGGGCGACGCGCACCTGATGCCGTTTGACGGGACGGTTGACTGGAATGGCGTCGCGCGGATGCTCGACGAGGCCGGTTACACCGGGCCGTATCTCTACGAGACGGCGCTGCCGACGGCGGAGGACGTCATCCGCCGCGCGCGGAGGACGTCGGAGAAGATCGAGTCCATGCGCAAGAGATGA
- a CDS encoding FAD-dependent oxidoreductase — translation MGAGHSETPAWIGSQAGISEEVLPPWTPLVVDRSEGVLVVSCWGRSYEFGKWPFPSAITSGGKSLLRGPIEVRVRPTGKVRTWTFEEPELLEARPDRVRLSQKATSNDLVLSAETTIEYDGMMLIRWELTPKRAVPVELLTFEIPLHSERARYIYYYPHYERSWSEHRPGELTPEGFVDNFRPVMWLGDEERGLEWFAESDENWIADDPSRVTEVKREGDRVVLRLKVVDSSLRLSPDGDQPSLSYTFGLQATPIAPVEKDAWDYRTFHISQPTFGVETRLDISESQLDALKAAGVRTVAFHEHWTDIESYTETTYGDQLRRFVRACHDRGIQVLIYFGFLISDLAPEWPAYGDECVIQPRGGYEPYNYPPQPLQNAYKVCYRSVWQDFLAHGIARLMADYDLDGVYLDGTADPFDGCVNRKHGCGYVAADGSVRNEGDVQVRVPKPYGVPFGALLPQRRHADNLVVPVCVSASHIAFGS, via the coding sequence ATGGGCGCTGGGCACAGCGAAACCCCGGCCTGGATCGGCTCGCAGGCCGGGATCAGCGAAGAGGTGCTTCCCCCGTGGACGCCGCTCGTGGTTGACCGCAGCGAGGGCGTGCTCGTCGTTTCGTGCTGGGGGCGAAGCTACGAGTTCGGCAAATGGCCGTTTCCCAGCGCCATCACGAGCGGCGGCAAGTCGCTGCTGCGCGGGCCGATTGAGGTGCGCGTGCGCCCGACCGGAAAGGTGCGGACCTGGACCTTTGAGGAGCCGGAGCTGCTCGAGGCGCGGCCCGATCGCGTCCGCCTGTCCCAGAAGGCGACGAGCAATGACCTGGTCCTGTCCGCCGAGACGACCATCGAGTACGACGGCATGATGCTCATCCGTTGGGAGCTGACACCCAAGCGCGCGGTGCCGGTGGAGCTGTTGACCTTCGAGATCCCGCTCCACTCCGAGCGGGCCAGATACATCTACTACTACCCGCACTACGAACGCTCGTGGTCCGAGCATCGCCCGGGCGAGCTGACGCCCGAAGGCTTCGTTGACAACTTTCGCCCGGTGATGTGGCTCGGCGACGAGGAGCGCGGCCTGGAATGGTTCGCCGAGTCCGACGAGAACTGGATCGCTGACGACCCGAGCCGCGTCACCGAAGTCAAGCGCGAGGGCGACCGCGTCGTGCTGCGCCTCAAGGTGGTTGACTCATCGCTCCGGCTGTCGCCCGACGGCGACCAGCCCTCGCTGTCCTACACCTTCGGTTTGCAGGCAACGCCGATCGCGCCGGTCGAGAAGGACGCCTGGGACTACCGCACGTTCCACATCTCGCAGCCGACGTTCGGCGTCGAGACGCGCCTCGATATCTCGGAATCACAGCTTGACGCCCTCAAAGCCGCCGGCGTCCGCACCGTCGCCTTCCACGAGCACTGGACCGACATCGAGTCATACACCGAGACGACCTACGGCGACCAACTGCGCCGCTTCGTCCGCGCCTGCCACGACCGCGGCATCCAGGTCCTGATCTACTTCGGCTTTCTCATCTCCGACCTCGCGCCGGAATGGCCGGCGTACGGCGACGAGTGCGTCATCCAGCCGCGCGGCGGCTACGAGCCGTACAACTATCCCCCGCAGCCCCTGCAGAACGCCTACAAGGTCTGCTATCGCAGCGTGTGGCAGGATTTCCTCGCCCACGGCATCGCCCGCCTCATGGCGGACTACGACCTCGACGGGGTGTACCTCGACGGCACCGCCGACCCCTTCGACGGCTGCGTCAACCGGAAGCACGGCTGCGGCTACGTCGCGGCCGACGGCAGCGTGCGCAACGAGGGCGACGTGCAGGTCCGGGTACCGAAGCCCTACGGCGTGCCGTTCGGCGCGCTGTTGCCGCAGCGAAGGCATGCCGACAACCTGGTCGTGCCGGTCTGCGTCAGCGCGAGCCATATCGCGTTCGGGTCG
- a CDS encoding exo-alpha-sialidase has product MAESVTQPKSQLVVPSTPEHARNGEADIIQLKNGDLLLGYGRWDRDGDDFGRAEVWSKTSRDGGKTWGDDRVLVPNEGKVTTFEVGFLRLPDGDILMSYCVKDSREDCSVCFRRSSDDGQTWTDRFKYRVPPEYSAYTAINNDRLVQLTGGRILLPVYDGWARGRILLSFVLYSDDNGKTWRKSADVDIRDIAPDDTWGAGEPAVVELKDGRVMMIIRTNLGIIAKAYSSDQGATWSKPQPIPGMVSQ; this is encoded by the coding sequence ATGGCGGAATCAGTCACCCAACCCAAATCGCAGCTCGTCGTGCCCAGCACGCCCGAGCACGCCCGCAACGGCGAGGCGGATATCATTCAGCTCAAGAACGGCGACCTGCTGCTCGGCTACGGCCGCTGGGACCGCGACGGCGACGACTTCGGCCGCGCGGAGGTGTGGAGCAAGACCTCCCGCGACGGCGGCAAGACCTGGGGCGACGACCGCGTGCTCGTCCCGAACGAAGGCAAAGTGACGACGTTCGAGGTCGGCTTCCTGCGCCTCCCGGACGGCGACATCCTGATGTCGTACTGCGTCAAGGACTCGCGCGAGGACTGCTCGGTGTGCTTCCGCCGCTCCTCCGATGACGGGCAGACGTGGACCGACCGCTTCAAGTACCGCGTGCCGCCGGAATACAGCGCCTACACCGCGATCAACAACGACCGCTTGGTGCAGTTGACCGGCGGGCGCATCCTGCTGCCGGTGTACGACGGCTGGGCGCGCGGGCGGATCCTGCTCAGCTTCGTGCTCTATTCCGACGACAACGGCAAGACGTGGCGCAAGAGCGCCGACGTGGACATCCGGGACATCGCGCCCGATGACACCTGGGGCGCGGGCGAGCCGGCGGTGGTCGAGCTCAAGGACGGCCGCGTAATGATGATCATCCGCACCAACCTGGGCATCATCGCCAAGGCGTACTCGAGCGACCAGGGCGCGACGTGGAGCAAGCCGCAGCCGATCCCGGGCATGGTGTCGCAGTGA
- a CDS encoding endonuclease/exonuclease/phosphatase family protein translates to MPLTRIHGVAQTGLLGLSALLCAFVASCYWLRLDGCAAVTFLPPWVWPAPGLALAGLGWRGGRRAVIAVLLLWCLFLIAVPEESRSLARLRRWPSPTWEQAHARGQALRVISLNCGMEGTKAAAEVVQHDPDIVLLQETPAKAEVEGLARRLYGSQAGLARGVDTDIIARGTVTAVPQSGKVPFAYIEADVRLVSGIEAQVFSAHFLPPVMRFDVWSPSCWRDHAAKRAVHREQMRELAAAVTAVPPRGPVILGGDFNVPGGDAIFRLLRPRLHDAFKEGGLGWGNTVLNDTPVSRFDQIWVSGEFRAAALVARETKHSDHRMVICDLIVRDSSR, encoded by the coding sequence ATGCCACTGACCAGGATACACGGCGTTGCGCAGACAGGCCTGCTCGGCCTGTCTGCGCTGTTGTGTGCGTTCGTTGCCAGCTGTTACTGGCTGCGCCTCGACGGTTGCGCCGCGGTGACGTTCCTCCCGCCATGGGTGTGGCCGGCGCCTGGGCTGGCTCTCGCCGGCCTGGGGTGGCGCGGCGGCAGACGCGCAGTCATCGCCGTCCTGCTCCTGTGGTGCCTCTTCCTGATCGCCGTCCCCGAGGAATCGAGAAGCCTGGCGCGCTTGCGCCGGTGGCCGTCGCCGACGTGGGAGCAGGCTCATGCGCGCGGTCAGGCTCTGCGGGTCATCTCCCTCAACTGCGGCATGGAAGGCACCAAGGCAGCAGCGGAAGTCGTGCAGCACGATCCCGACATCGTGCTGCTTCAGGAAACACCGGCGAAGGCTGAGGTGGAGGGTCTCGCACGGCGCCTCTACGGCAGCCAGGCCGGCCTCGCCCGCGGCGTTGACACGGACATCATTGCCCGCGGAACCGTGACCGCCGTGCCGCAAAGCGGAAAGGTGCCCTTCGCCTACATCGAGGCCGACGTTCGGCTCGTCTCCGGCATCGAAGCGCAGGTCTTCAGCGCCCATTTCCTGCCGCCGGTGATGCGCTTCGATGTGTGGTCGCCGTCGTGCTGGCGCGACCACGCCGCCAAGCGCGCCGTGCACCGCGAGCAGATGAGAGAACTCGCCGCAGCGGTCACCGCCGTGCCTCCGCGCGGGCCGGTGATTCTAGGCGGTGATTTCAACGTCCCCGGCGGCGACGCGATCTTCCGCCTCCTGCGGCCCCGCCTGCACGACGCATTCAAGGAGGGCGGCCTCGGCTGGGGGAATACCGTTCTCAACGACACGCCGGTCTCGCGCTTCGACCAGATATGGGTGAGCGGCGAGTTCCGGGCGGCAGCCCTAGTCGCGCGAGAGACGAAGCACTCCGACCACCGCATGGTGATCTGCGACCTGATCGTGCGCGATTCGTCACGCTAG